In the Setaria italica strain Yugu1 chromosome VI, Setaria_italica_v2.0, whole genome shotgun sequence genome, one interval contains:
- the LOC101781944 gene encoding glycosyltransferase family protein 64 C3, giving the protein MPPRPRHRLRLHLFSLLLVALARAAVARGGAVEDAACGAANRTDAASLRPDRLTVLLSGYSERRLPLLRAIAGAYAAHPLVLAVVVLWCNPSTPDRLLLRGGGGFPPRVALRRAASASLNYRFLPRPSDIRTAAVAVADDDVLPDAAALSFAFAAWQQQQQPAAPGHPGAGPLVGFFPRSHHLDLARGRWAYTAAQPGRYSMVLTKFMVLGTDLLYKYSCSPELAAARAVVDRERNCEDILMNFVAAEESSTGPVLVEAGSIRDWGDPRNDVNAGAGEDGGAMKDVGLSATGGLGHWEKRGECITEFHRLLGRMPLRYSYGKVMEATIGEQGLCSKGGRLVRCDQE; this is encoded by the coding sequence atgccgccgcgcccgcgccaccgcctccgcctccacctattctccctcctcctcgtgGCGCTGGCACGCGCGGCCGTAGCACGCGGTGGCGCGGTGGAGGACGCCGCCTGCGGCGCGGCGAACCGCACCGACGCGGCCTCGCTCCGCCCGGACCGCCTCACGGTGCTCCTGAGCGGCTACTCGGAGCGGCGCCTCCCGCTGCTCCGCGCCATCGCGGGGGCCTACGCCGCGCACCCGCTGGTCCTCGCCGTGGTCGTGCTCTGGTGCAACCCTTCCAccccggaccgcctcctcctccgcggcggcggcgggttcccGCCCCGCGTCgctctccgccgcgccgcctcggcgTCCCTCAACTACCGCTTCCTCCCGCGCCCCTCCGACATCCgcacggccgccgtcgccgtagcCGACGACGACGTGCTCCCAGACGCCGCGGCCCTCTCCTTCGCGTTCGCCgcctggcagcagcagcagcagccggcggcgccgggccaCCCGGGCGCGGGCCCCCTCGTCGGCTTCTTCCCGCGGTCGCACCACCTCGACCTCGCCCGCGGGAGGTGGGCGTACACGGCGGCGCAGCCGGGGCGGTACTCCATGGTGCTCACCAAGTTCATGGTCCTCGGGACCGACCTCCTCTACAAGTACTCGTGCTCACCGGAGCttgcggccgcgcgcgccgtggTGGACCGGGAGCGCAACTGCGAGGACATCCTCATGAacttcgtcgccgccgaggagtCCAGCACGGGGCCTGTGCTCGTCGAGGCCGGTAGCATTAGGGACTGGGGCGACCCGAGGAACGACGTGAATGCCGGCGCAGGCGAGGACGGAGGCGCGATGAAGGATGTTGGGCTGAGCGCCACAGGCGGGTTGGGGCACTGGGAGAAGAGAGGGGAGTGCATCACCGAGTTCCACCGGCTTCTGGGGAGAATGCCGCTGCGGTACAGCTACGGGAAGGTGATGGAGGCCACCATCGGCGAGCAAGGGCTCTGCAGCAAAGGTGGCCGCCTAGTCCGGTGCGACCAGGAGTAG